In Thunnus thynnus chromosome 17, fThuThy2.1, whole genome shotgun sequence, the genomic window GAGGGTGGCAAAGCCACAGTTGACACAGACTGTGGTAAGGTAGGCAATTCATTATTTTACTTCTTTAACAACATTTTCCCATCTATTTCCATTGAAGACCCTTTCTATGTAGGAGGATGCCATTCTTTCcgttaacatttatttaaaactatATCTTAGGAAAACATTTAGTGGTTTTAAATTCACACTGACACAGTGGTTAACAAGAACATCCATCTgattaactctaaatttgaagaaaaatcttagtaaaaacatttttactgtattttcactATATCTCTTCAGACACTCACTGTGAAAGAAGATGAAATCTTTCCCAGGAACCCTCCAAAGTTTGATAAAATTGAGGACATGGCCATGATGACCCACCTCAACGAGCCCTGTGTGTTGTATAACCTCAAAGAGCGTTTTGCATCCTGGATGATCTACGTGAGTTTCCACTTTACTAATACGATGTGCATTTATATCTGCATATCTAAATGTTAACactatgtttattttctatttgtgcTATTACAGACCTACTCTGGGCTGTTTTGCGTTGTGGTGAATCCCTACAAGTGGCTTCCAGTGTATGATGCTGTAGTTGTGGGAGGATACAGAGGCAAGAAGAGGATTGAGGCACCACCTCacatcttctccatctctgaTAATGCCTATCAGTTCATGCACACAGGTAAGGTCAAAGTTAGCAATGTTAAATTGTGTAGAATTGAACTTAAACATAAGGAAGGAATTGAAGGAATTACAAAAACGGAATTCATGAGAAATTTCTATGTTTGTATTTCAGATCGTGAGAACCAGTCTATCCTGATTACGTAAGTATAACAGAACCATAATGCTAAATCATGTAATGATAATAAAGCAGAATCTTGACATGTGTCTCTTATACCCCAGTGGAGAATCCGGTGCAGGAAAGACTGTCAACACCAAGCGTGTCATCCAGTACTTTGCAACAATTGCAGCTATTGGAGCCAAGAAGTCTGAGCCAACACCTGGCAAGATGCAGGTAAATTGGTTGTTTAAGATAAAACTTAAGTTTAAGAGGAGAGttaatttgaatgtttatgtAACTCAAATCCTCTCTTGCAGGGCTCCCTTGAGGACCAAATTGTGGCAGCCAACCCTCTGCTGGAGTCCTATGGTAATGCCAAGACTGTGAGGAATGACAACTCCTCTCGTTTTGTAAGTAATCCAGGGAACATGTCAAGGTATTTTGTTGCTAATTTACAAAAATTGATGTTATCAATGATCTGGTTCTCTAGGGTAAATTCATCAGAATCCATTTTGGCTCTTCTGGAAAGCTGGCTTCAGCTGATATTGAAACATGTAAGTTTCAACCATGGTATGACTCAAGACTCATCTGGGCTATAATCTGGGCTTTAATAAAGTAATAGTATTAAAATGTAATAGAGTAATCTCACAGTGTCTggttaaatttgtttttcttagaTCTGCTGGAGAAGTCCCGTGTAACCTTCCAGTTGTCTGCTGAGAGGAGCTACCACATCTTCTATCAGCTGATGACTGGCCACAAGCCTGAGCTCCTGGGTATGTTACTTTgcaaaattgaaattgaaactgaaacaaTACCAGAGACAACACTAAACAATaatatgtgtttttactgtgcTCCTCTAGAGGCTCTTCTGATCACCACCAACCCCTATGACTACCCAATGGTCAGTCAGGGTGAAATCACTGTCAAAAGCATTGATGATGTGGAGGAGTTCATTGCAACAGATGTaagaaaagcattttatttaaatagatCTTGCATGCTCAAGACAACTGAGGAAAATGGTTCAAATACCAATAACTATGCTTCATGTACAATGTAGACTGCTATTGACATCTTGGGCTTCAATGCTGAGGAGAAGATGGGCATCTACAAGCTGACTGGTGCTGTGATGCATCATGGTAACATGCATTTCAAGCAGAAGCAGCGTGAGGAGCAGGCTGAACCTGAAGGCACTGAGGGTAATTATGATAGATATCTTTTAAGAAATCTACCATGGGTTAGTATGTAACATATTTTTCTAAACATGTTTCAGTTCACAGATAACTAAAGGTTTGTTTTTCTATCAGTGGCTGATAAAATCGCCTACCTCCTGGGCCTGAACTCAGCTGATATGCTGAAAGCTCTGTGTTACCCCAGAGTCAAGGTCGGAAACGAGATGGTGACCAAAGGTCAGACTGTGCCACAGGTAAGATAAAGAAAAtttaatgtttgaaaaaaatatataaaacggcaatatttgcattttgacaCGAAAATATGATTCTGACAAAATCTCATtctaaaatctttttttctagGTCCACAATGCTGTCAGTGCTCTGTGCAAGTCTAtctatgagaaaatgttctTGTGGATGGTCATCCGTATCAATGAGATGCTGGACACAAAGCAGCCAAGACAGTTCTTCATTGGAGTGTTGGATATCGCTGGATTTGAGATCTTTGATGTCAGTGATTTGAAGAACATTTGAGTTGTATCACATCAACAATGTTTTTCTATGACTGATTATATTACTATAATTGCAGTTCAACAGCTTGGAGCAACTCTGCATCAACTTCACCAATGAGAAACTGCAACAGTTCTTCAACCACCACATGTTTGTCCTGGAGCAAGAGGAGTACAAGAAAGAGGGCATTGTCTGGGAGTTCATTGACTTCGGTATGGACTTGGCTGCCTGCATTGAGCTTATTGAGAAGGTAAGTAGTCAATAAGGTCGAAGTGGCTTCTTGATTCATGTGCAAATGTTTTCTTCCATTatgcgatttttttttttcctcagccaATGGGCATCTTCTCCATCCTTGAAGAGGAGTGCATGTTCCCCAAGGCCTCTGACACAACTTTCAAGAACAAGCTGCATGATCAGCATCTTGGCAAGACCAAGGCCTTTGAGAAGCCAAAACCTGTAAAGGGCAGGCCTGAGGCTCACTTCTCCCTGGTTCACTACGCTGGTACAGTGGACTACAATATCACTGGCTGGTTGGACAAGAACAAGGACCCCCTGAATGACTCAGTTGTCCAGCTCTACCAGAAGGCCTCAAACAAACTTCTGGCCTTCCTGTATGCAAAACACGGTGGAGGTGAAGGTAAGAAATTAgaaactgtgtgtctgttacacTTGGTTCAGGCATAGTATAAAGCTGATAATTACTCTGTGGTAATATATACATGCATTTGACTTGATTAAAAAATACCATTTCCACAGAGAAGAAAACTTAGAAGAAATTCtacaaagttatttatttagtgcctttaattaaatttaatgtttGTGAAAACAGAGGCCGCTGCTAGTGGCAAAAAGGCTGGAAAGAAGAAGGGTGGTTCCTTCCAGACTGTGTCTGCTCTTTTCAGGGTATgaattgtttcatatttttggatACCAATTAAAAACCTCATCTTGAAATATTGTTGACCATTTATCTTGTGTTGTTGATCCACAGGAGAACTTGGGCAAGCTGATGACCAACTTGAGGAGCACTCACCCTCATTTTGTCCGTTGCCTGATTCCTAATGAATCAAAGACCCCAGGTTAGAAGCACATAGCTGAGCTTTTCACACTAAATGTGACACAGtgattaaaagaaatatttgaaacaatATGAATTTGCAACTTTCAGGTCTTATGGAGAACTTCTTGGTCATCCATCAGCTGAGGTGTAACGGTGTGCTGGAAGGCATCAGAATCTGCAGAAAGGGCTTCCCCAGCAGAATCCTCTACGGTGACTTCAAGCAGAGGTGATGCAATTTTTAATATGAGCAACTCAAGTTAAATTTCAGCTGAGTTAAAAAATTGTATGTAACAACATAATTTTCTCTTATAGATACAAAGTATTGAATGCCAGTGTCATCCCTGAGGGACAGTTCATTGACAACAAGAAAGCTGCAGAGAAGCTGCTAGGCTCCATTGATGTGGATCACACTCAGTATAAGTTTGGGCACACTAAGGTTAATTTCTATGAACAATTTCAATACATATGCCATGTACATATGTCCTTTTGTATCAATTTGTGCTGATGACTGAGTTCCTTCAAACAACCACACAGGTGTTCTTCAAAGCTGGTCTGCTGGGTACactggaggagatgagagatgagAAACTGGCTAGTCTGGTGACCATGACTCAGGCTCTCTGCAGAGGATTCCTCATGAGGACAGAGTTTGTTAAGATGATGGAGAGGAGGTATGATTGTCATACAGTAAACTGAGCTGTTCTGTCCAATGAAGTAGATTACAGCTGTTTTTGTGAAGTCACATTGCAGTAAAAATGACactttattcatattcattttccAGAGATGCTATCTTCACTATTCAGTACAATGTCCGTTCATTCATGAATGTCAAAAACTGGCCATGGATGAATCTGTACTTCAAGATCAAGCCTCTTCTGAAGAGTGCTGAGACTGAGAAGGagctgatgaagatgaaggagaacTATGAGAAGATGACAACAGATCTGGCTGCTGCCCTGGCCAAGaagaaggagctggaggagaagatGGTTTCCCTGCTGCAGGAAAAGAATGACCTGCAACTGCAAGTGGCTTCTGTAAGTAGGATACAAAAGCAAGTGTGATTCTGTCACATCCATACTACACTAATTGAATTCTGTCGCTAACATTTTCATCTATTTGAAATTTAAAGACGCCACATACTCTTCTGGTCATCTCATCTTCTATGTGTCTGTCCAAACATGTAGATTGATGAATGTTAAcgaatatattaaaaatatttttttttttttcattaagcCTGAAAATATTTATGTACATTCAGAGAATGACTAACTTATTAACTTACTCTATGttcaaaatatactgtaggaaGTTGAGAACCTCTCAGATGCTGAGGAAAGGTGTGAAGGTCTGATTAAGAGCAAGATCCAACTCGAGGCCAAACTCAAAGAGACAACTGAGAGActggaagatgaagaggaaatcaATGCTGAGCTGACTGGCAAGAAGAGGAAGCTGGAGGACGAATGCTCTGAGCTGAAGAAAGATATTGATGACTTGGAGCTCACCTTGGCTAAAGTGGAGAAGGAGAAACATGCAACTGAAAACAAGGTTGGAATAATTTTAAAcctacatttatatataaaaaaaaactgtatataaGGTTAGCTTTAAAACTTATATATAAAGTGATGGAAATAATGCACCTTGCCTGACACTTTTAGGTGAAAAACCTGACAGAGGAGATGGCATCTCAAGATGAGTCTATTGCCAAGTTAACCAAGGAGAAGAAAGCCCTCCAAGAGGCTCACCAGCAAACACTGGACGATCTCCAGGCAGAGGAGGACAAAGTCAACACTCTGACCAAGTCCAAGACAAAGCTTGAACAGCAAGTGGACGATGTGAGAAAACATTACTTTTGATAACATGTTTGTATTGTTAGCTTGTGTGTTAGAATTGACATTCCATgataaaaattcaaaacattatttatgtcAACATTATAATATCATCTCAAAAGCTTGAGGGATCACTGGAGCAAGAGAAGAAGCTCCGTATGGACCTTGAGAGAGCCAAGAGGAAGCTTGAGGGAGATCTGAAACTGGCCCAGGAATCCATAATGGATCTGGAGAATGACAAGCAGCAATCTGAGGAGAAAATCAAGAAgcaagttttctttttcatctttaaccCTTACATTGGACTGTTGCCATAATGTAACACAATGATCCTgagtcaaaactaaaactataacagcaataactgttttttttcctcttccaggAAGGAGTTTGAGACCAGCCAGCTGCTCAGCAAGATTGAGGATGAACAGTCTCTTGGTGCTCAGCTTCAGAAGAAGATCAAGGAACTTCAGGTTAGTATTTGACATGAATATTATACTCAGTGACTGAAAAACATCTTGTTACAGTATGTTCCAGTTGACAAGCCTTCTTGATATTACTATCATCAAACTTAGGCTCGTATTGAGGAGCTGGAAGAAGAAATCGAGGCTGAGCGGGCTGCTCGGGCTAAGGTGGAGAAGCAGAGGGCTGACCTCTCCAGGGAACTTGAGGAGATCAGTGAAAGGCTTGAGGAAGCTGGTGGAGCAACAGCCGCTCAGATTGAGATGAACAAGAAGCGTGAGGCTGAGTTCCAGAAGCTGCGCCGTGACCTTGAAGAGTCAACCCTGCAGCATGAAGCTACCGCAGCAGCTCTCCGCAAGAAGCAGGCCGACAGTGTTGCAGAGCTGGGAGAGCAGATCGACAACCTCCAGCGTGTCAAACAGAAGCTTGAGAAGGAGAAGAGCGAGTACAAGATGGAGATTGATGACCTCTCCAGCAACATGGAGGCTGTTGCTAAATCCAAAgtgagtgttttgtttgtaactGAAATATTTGCTTTTCATTATGCTTAGAAATATGACCTATAATGGATAAATATGGCAGTAGCTTTCAACTTAGATAAATGCTCAACATTTGCTTtgttcatgtaaatgtttttaaatacatcATGTTGTGTTCTTGATAGGGCAACTTGGAAAAAATGTGCAGAACTCTTGAGGACCAGCTGAGTGAGCTTAAGTCCAAAAATGATGAGAATGTGCGCCAGCTGAATGACCTAAGTGCACAGAGGGcaagactgcagacagagaatggTGAGTCACTTGTGATAAAAAGTAGTAATAAAACCagtaatgattattttgatGAATAACACATTTACTTTTTATCATTCAGGTGAGTCTTCCCGCCAGCTTGAGGAGAAAGACGCTCTTGTTTCCCAGCTGACCAGGGGCAAGCAGGCTTACACTCAGCAGATTGAGGAGTTGAAGAGACACATTGAAGAGGAAGTGAAGGTATAACAAGTTTATTATTAGCTTTTAACAAGGGATGAGTTGAGTCCTCCTTTTCAAATGTAGTCAGTCACCTGTTTCTCCACCTTCACCTAGAACCTACTACTAACCCATCAGGTCTGCTGGCTgttatgcattaaaaaaaaaaaaaagtttgtgcaACATGTCATCCGACCATGTTAGAAGGCAAAAAGgagcttgagagagaaattCAAACATCACTTAATTTTCTACCACCATACCTGGCCAATCACTGTGCAAAGTTGCTGTGAATGTTGGGTTGCCTGTTTAGGAATGttattaccatattaccatttAATTGATAAGGAGATTTGTGGGAATTTGACCTATTCCTCTTCCTGCAGCGTTGCTGCTACATCTCAGTCTTGTCTTTTATGACTTAAGTACCTCCCACTAACACACCAGTTTCTCCTTCCTCATCAAACACCTTTCACCTGAATTCCTGTATTCTAAGTCTCACATACTACACTAAATAGCAAATCTGACAGATGTAAAAGTAAATTATCCAAAACTAAATGACTCAATCAACATGTTCCACCATAACAAATTATGTATCTAAACAAGATTTAGATAATATTTGTATACTTAATAGATCAATTAAAATGCCTCTTGCCATGTTCATCAGGCCAAGAATGCCCTGGCCCATGCTGTTCAGTCAGCCCGCCATGACTGTGACCTGCTCAGAGAGCAGTTTGAGGAGGAGCAAGAGGCtaaagctgagctgcagcgTGGAATGTCCAAGGCTAACAGCGAAGTGGCTCAGTGGAGAACCAAATATGAGACTGACGCTATCCAGCGCactgaggagctggaggaggccaAGTAAGTCACTACGTTTTCAGAGTTTAAATTAGTTTTCAATTCAATTGCTTGCTTTTCCAGATAACATTTCCCATATGTTGCTATCACTATGCAATGAAGTGtaaacaaatactttttcaCAACAGGAAAAAGCTTGCCCAGCGTCTGCAGGATGCTGAGGAGTCCATTGAGGCTGTGAACTCAAAGTGTGCCTCTTTGGAGAAGACCAAGCAGAGGCTACAGGGTGAGGTGGAAGACCTCATGATTGATGTAGAGAGAGCTAATGGTCTGGCTGCCAACCTTGACAAGAAGCAGAGGAACTTTGATAAGGTAACAGGAAATCAAAACCACACTGATACGAGtgaaacacaaatatttcttaGTAATTAATCATTGTTATTCATCTCTATCATTCTAGGTCCTTGCAGAATGGAAACAGAAATATGAGGAGGGCCAGGCAGAGCTGGAAGGAGCCCAGAAGGAGGCTCGCTCTCTCAGCACTGAACTGTTCAAGATGAAGAACTCTTATGAGGAGGCTCTGGATCAGCTGGAGACcatgaagagagagaacaagaaccTGCAGCGTATGTCAATCCCATCAGATTTAATATAACTTTTATAGTGATTGTAAGGGTTCTTTCTTGACCTCTATAGGTGTAGGTCAAAAGGTTTTGTGGTGTTAAAACCTAATTTTCTAGTTATAATGTATACAGCATAGTCTAAGTTTCTCTAAACTGGATTTTGCCTTTTGGTGTTCTACAGAGGAGATCTCAGACCTGACTGAACAGATTGGTGAGACCGGAAAGAGCATCCATGAGCTGGAGAAAGCCAAGAAGACTGTGGAGACTGAGAAGACTGAAATTCAGTCAGCACTGGAGGAAGCAGAGGTAAAAATCTAAATTACAATATCAGACCACTTatgtgataaaaatataaaagcatttaTGTAATGGCATGCATCCActtgattttttctttaattatcaTGAGAAAGACTGGTAACCTTTAGGTACATGTTCAACTTTTTCCTTTAGGGCACACTGGAGCATGAGGAAGCCAAGATTCTCCGTGTTCAGCTTGAGCTTAACCAGATCAAAGGTGAGGTTGACAGGAAGCTTGCAGAAAAGGACGAGGAGATGGAGCAGATCAAGAGGAACAGCCAGAGGGTGATTGACTCCATGCAGAGCACTCTCGATGCTGAGGTCAGGAGCAGGAATGATGCCCTGAGAGtcaagaagaagatggagggaGACCTGAATGAGATGGAGATTCAGCTGAGCCATGCCAACAGGCAGGCTGCTGAGTCCCAGAAACAACTGAGGAATGTCCAGGGACAGCTCAAGGTGAGCTTTGTCTAATCACCGAATAAACAAATGTTGAAGAGTTAAGAAAGTTAACTCTTTTTTCTCCACGTGTTGTCAGGATGCCCAACTGCACCTTGATGATGCTGTCAGAGGACAGGAAGACATGAAGGAACAGGCTGCCATGGTGGATCGCAGAAATGGCCTGATGGTGGCTGAGATCGAGGAGCTGAGAGCCGCTctggagcagacagagagaggacgcAAAGTGGCTGAACAGGAGTTGGTTGATGCTAGTGAGCGTGTCGGACTGCTTCACTCTCAGGTTTATGTTcagtaattcacaagaaaatgtctttatacAGAATAAGTATACATACCAGCTTTGTTATACATaacaaatatcaaattaaatgtgactttt contains:
- the LOC137168609 gene encoding myosin heavy chain, fast skeletal muscle-like, whose amino-acid sequence is MSTDAEMECYGPAAIYLRKPEKERIEAQTAPFDAKTAFFVTDKEEMYLKGKLVKREGGKATVDTDCGKTLTVKEDEIFPRNPPKFDKIEDMAMMTHLNEPCVLYNLKERFASWMIYTYSGLFCVVVNPYKWLPVYDAVVVGGYRGKKRIEAPPHIFSISDNAYQFMHTDRENQSILITGESGAGKTVNTKRVIQYFATIAAIGAKKSEPTPGKMQGSLEDQIVAANPLLESYGNAKTVRNDNSSRFGKFIRIHFGSSGKLASADIETYLLEKSRVTFQLSAERSYHIFYQLMTGHKPELLEALLITTNPYDYPMVSQGEITVKSIDDVEEFIATDTAIDILGFNAEEKMGIYKLTGAVMHHGNMHFKQKQREEQAEPEGTEVADKIAYLLGLNSADMLKALCYPRVKVGNEMVTKGQTVPQVHNAVSALCKSIYEKMFLWMVIRINEMLDTKQPRQFFIGVLDIAGFEIFDFNSLEQLCINFTNEKLQQFFNHHMFVLEQEEYKKEGIVWEFIDFGMDLAACIELIEKPMGIFSILEEECMFPKASDTTFKNKLHDQHLGKTKAFEKPKPVKGRPEAHFSLVHYAGTVDYNITGWLDKNKDPLNDSVVQLYQKASNKLLAFLYAKHGGGEEAAASGKKAGKKKGGSFQTVSALFRENLGKLMTNLRSTHPHFVRCLIPNESKTPGLMENFLVIHQLRCNGVLEGIRICRKGFPSRILYGDFKQRYKVLNASVIPEGQFIDNKKAAEKLLGSIDVDHTQYKFGHTKVFFKAGLLGTLEEMRDEKLASLVTMTQALCRGFLMRTEFVKMMERRDAIFTIQYNVRSFMNVKNWPWMNLYFKIKPLLKSAETEKELMKMKENYEKMTTDLAAALAKKKELEEKMVSLLQEKNDLQLQVASEVENLSDAEERCEGLIKSKIQLEAKLKETTERLEDEEEINAELTGKKRKLEDECSELKKDIDDLELTLAKVEKEKHATENKVKNLTEEMASQDESIAKLTKEKKALQEAHQQTLDDLQAEEDKVNTLTKSKTKLEQQVDDLEGSLEQEKKLRMDLERAKRKLEGDLKLAQESIMDLENDKQQSEEKIKKQEFETSQLLSKIEDEQSLGAQLQKKIKELQARIEELEEEIEAERAARAKVEKQRADLSRELEEISERLEEAGGATAAQIEMNKKREAEFQKLRRDLEESTLQHEATAAALRKKQADSVAELGEQIDNLQRVKQKLEKEKSEYKMEIDDLSSNMEAVAKSKGNLEKMCRTLEDQLSELKSKNDENVRQLNDLSAQRARLQTENGESSRQLEEKDALVSQLTRGKQAYTQQIEELKRHIEEEVKAKNALAHAVQSARHDCDLLREQFEEEQEAKAELQRGMSKANSEVAQWRTKYETDAIQRTEELEEAKKKLAQRLQDAEESIEAVNSKCASLEKTKQRLQGEVEDLMIDVERANGLAANLDKKQRNFDKVLAEWKQKYEEGQAELEGAQKEARSLSTELFKMKNSYEEALDQLETMKRENKNLQQEISDLTEQIGETGKSIHELEKAKKTVETEKTEIQSALEEAEGTLEHEEAKILRVQLELNQIKGEVDRKLAEKDEEMEQIKRNSQRVIDSMQSTLDAEVRSRNDALRVKKKMEGDLNEMEIQLSHANRQAAESQKQLRNVQGQLKDAQLHLDDAVRGQEDMKEQAAMVDRRNGLMVAEIEELRAALEQTERGRKVAEQELVDASERVGLLHSQNTSLLNTKKKLESDLVQVQSEVDDTVQEARNAEEKAKKAITDAAMMAEELKKEQDTSAHLERMKKNLEVTVKDLQHRLDEAENLAMKGGKKQLQKLESRVRELETEVDAEQRRGADAVKGVRKYERRVKELTYQTEEDKKNVHRLQDLVDKLQLKVKAYKRQAEEAEEQANTHLSRFRKVQHELEEAQERADIAESQVNKLRAKSRDHGKSDAAE